A DNA window from Acidobacteriota bacterium contains the following coding sequences:
- a CDS encoding competence/damage-inducible protein A, giving the protein MVKAHLIAVGSELFLPGHEDSNSVFLRHRLFELGIPVTGVSVVGDDETALVRVLEAVPRGANVIILTGGLGPTEDDVTKKAVARCLHKSLRYDDKVQAQLEQFFASRKRKMPENNLRQALIPVGSRVLDNAVGTAPGILLEERGCLYFLLPGPPREMEPMFEAQVVPVLRQKYGARRIVQRHFRLTGIPESAADQIAAPIYRRYADVTTTILSKPGDIQLILTAADDAGGGAASLERLSGELARVLQEYIYSPDGEPLEAVVGRLLAERRMRLVAAESCTGGLLAKRITDVPGSSAYFLGSVVCYDNALKQELAGVPAEILDRHGAVSSPTASALAAGIRRRTVADLSVAITGIAGPGGATPDKPVGLVYIGLSYADKLAVKKFQFYGDRERIRFQATQMAMELLRRVLLARPVGD; this is encoded by the coding sequence ATGGTCAAGGCCCATCTCATCGCCGTGGGTTCGGAGCTGTTCCTGCCGGGACACGAAGACTCCAACTCCGTGTTTCTCCGCCACCGCCTGTTCGAGCTCGGGATCCCGGTGACCGGCGTCTCGGTGGTGGGCGATGACGAGACCGCCCTGGTACGGGTGCTGGAAGCCGTCCCCCGCGGCGCCAATGTGATCATTCTGACCGGTGGGCTGGGCCCCACCGAGGACGATGTCACCAAGAAGGCGGTGGCCCGCTGCCTGCACAAGAGCTTGCGCTACGACGACAAGGTTCAGGCTCAGCTGGAGCAGTTCTTCGCCTCCCGCAAGCGGAAGATGCCCGAAAACAACCTGCGCCAGGCGCTCATCCCGGTGGGATCCCGGGTGCTGGACAACGCCGTGGGCACAGCCCCCGGCATCCTGCTGGAGGAGCGCGGCTGCCTGTATTTTCTCCTGCCGGGGCCGCCTCGCGAGATGGAGCCGATGTTCGAGGCCCAGGTGGTGCCCGTGCTGAGGCAGAAATACGGGGCGCGGCGCATCGTCCAACGCCACTTCCGCCTCACCGGGATCCCCGAGTCGGCCGCCGACCAGATCGCCGCGCCCATCTATCGGCGCTACGCCGACGTCACCACCACGATCCTGTCCAAACCGGGCGATATTCAGCTCATCCTCACCGCCGCCGACGATGCCGGCGGCGGCGCCGCCAGCCTGGAGCGGCTGTCGGGCGAGCTGGCCCGGGTGTTGCAGGAGTACATCTACTCCCCCGACGGCGAGCCCCTCGAAGCGGTGGTGGGGCGCCTGCTGGCGGAGCGCCGCATGCGGTTGGTCGCGGCCGAGAGCTGCACCGGCGGCCTGCTGGCCAAGCGGATCACCGACGTCCCCGGTTCCTCGGCGTACTTTCTCGGGAGCGTCGTCTGCTACGACAACGCGCTGAAGCAGGAGCTGGCCGGCGTGCCCGCGGAGATCCTGGACCGCCACGGCGCAGTGAGTTCCCCCACGGCTTCGGCGCTGGCCGCCGGGATCCGCCGCCGGACGGTCGCCGATCTCAGCGTGGCCATCACCGGCATCGCCGGTCCGGGCGGCGCGACACCCGACAAGCCGGTGGGCCTGGTGTACATCGGGCTGTCGTACGCCGACAAGCTCGCCGTCAAGAAGTTTCAGTTCTACGGCGACCGGGAGCGGATCCGCTTTCAGGCGACCCAGATGGCCATGGAACTGCTCCGTCGGGTGCTCCTGGCCCGCCCGGTGGGTGACTGA
- the rnc gene encoding ribonuclease III, protein MEFISEHHDRRLNELETNLGYTFRDRRLLRQAVTHKSFTNENPSLNLQHNEALEFLGDSVLNFTISTRLYELFAGSTEGELSRFRSVLVSGQHLVELARTLGLGGFLLLGRGEQKTGGEAKPNILIDTLEAVIGAIYLDSGIRPARAFVHRIFSGSLRRLKQHGFLLVDFKTQLQEYLADTGRVPPRYVKVSEEGPDHDKIFAMRIEVGGETLGEGQGHSKKEAQQAAARQALEILQGRDEENS, encoded by the coding sequence ATGGAATTCATCTCCGAACATCACGACCGGCGTCTGAATGAACTGGAGACCAATCTCGGCTACACGTTCCGGGACCGCCGTCTGCTGCGTCAGGCGGTCACCCACAAGTCGTTCACCAACGAAAACCCCTCGCTGAATCTGCAGCACAACGAGGCGCTGGAATTCCTGGGCGATTCGGTGCTGAACTTCACCATCAGCACGCGCCTCTACGAGCTGTTCGCCGGATCCACCGAAGGGGAGCTGTCCCGCTTCCGCAGCGTGCTGGTGAGCGGTCAGCACCTGGTGGAGTTGGCCCGGACTCTGGGTCTGGGCGGCTTTCTCCTGCTGGGCCGCGGCGAGCAGAAAACCGGTGGCGAAGCCAAACCCAACATCCTCATCGACACGCTGGAGGCGGTGATCGGGGCGATCTATCTCGACAGCGGCATCCGCCCGGCGCGGGCGTTTGTCCACCGGATTTTCTCCGGCTCCCTCCGCCGCCTCAAGCAGCACGGCTTCCTGCTGGTGGACTTCAAAACCCAGCTTCAGGAATACCTGGCCGACACCGGCCGCGTGCCGCCGCGCTACGTCAAGGTGTCGGAGGAAGGGCCCGACCACGACAAGATTTTCGCCATGCGGATCGAGGTGGGCGGCGAGACCTTGGGGGAAGGGCAGGGACACTCCAAGAAGGAAGCTCAGCAGGCGGCCGCGCGACAGGCGCTGGAGATTCTCCAGGGGCGAGACGAGGAGAACAGTTAG
- the rpiB gene encoding ribose 5-phosphate isomerase B: MRLIIGSDHAGFDLKEAIRAECRRLGVDLADAGPTTAESVDYPDFGAAVAGRVAAGEFDRGILICGSGIGMSITANKFRGIRAGLCFTPEMAELSRRHNDTNILVLPGRFVSVETGLAMVRAWLDAPFDGGRHARRLEKIRLLEERLKGTR; this comes from the coding sequence ATGCGCCTCATCATCGGCAGCGACCATGCGGGATTCGATCTCAAGGAAGCCATCCGGGCCGAATGCCGCCGCCTCGGCGTGGATCTGGCCGACGCCGGACCGACGACGGCCGAGTCCGTGGATTATCCGGATTTCGGCGCCGCCGTGGCCGGCCGGGTGGCCGCCGGCGAGTTCGACCGCGGCATCCTGATCTGCGGCAGCGGCATCGGCATGAGCATCACCGCCAACAAGTTCCGCGGCATCCGGGCCGGGCTCTGCTTCACCCCGGAGATGGCCGAGCTGAGCCGCCGGCACAACGACACGAACATCCTGGTCCTGCCGGGCCGATTCGTCAGCGTGGAGACGGGCCTGGCCATGGTGCGCGCCTGGCTGGACGCGCCGTTCGACGGCGGCCGCCACGCCCGCCGGCTGGAGAAGATCCGCCTCCTCGAGGAGCGGCTGAAGGGGACACGGTGA
- a CDS encoding 30S ribosomal protein S21, with the protein MAYITVQDGESLESALRRFKRKVQQEDIIKEVKKHSFFLKPGEKLRIKQALARKRLRKKMRNIQRRLD; encoded by the coding sequence TTGGCATACATCACCGTGCAGGACGGGGAAAGCCTGGAGAGCGCCCTGCGCCGGTTCAAGCGGAAAGTCCAACAAGAAGATATCATCAAGGAAGTGAAGAAGCATTCCTTCTTCCTGAAACCCGGCGAGAAGCTGCGCATCAAGCAGGCCTTGGCCCGCAAGCGCCTGAGAAAGAAGATGCGCAACATCCAGCGCCGGCTGGACTGA
- a CDS encoding thymidine phosphorylase — MNSLEIIKKKRDRSALTADEIRFMVDGYTAGEIPDYQISALLMAVLINGMDTAETQALTEAMLHSGDVLDFSDIPGVKVDKHSTGGVGDKTSLILGPIAAAAGVRVPMISGRGLGHTGGTLDKLEAIPGFDVNLSVERFREGVERIGLCLIGQTARIAPADKKIYALRDVTGTVESIPLITASIMSKKLAEGIDALVLDVKTGRGAFMKTLDDSRRLARSLVDTGLRVGKRMSALITDMNQPLGRWAGNAVEVAESVATLRGEGPADLESLSVELAAEMIRLAGLAPDIDAARGVARRQIATGRALEVFARCIEFHGGDPRVTESDQYLPRAAQRHVVTAPQAGWVAQLDAEAVGMAIVVLGGGRLRKEDGIDPAVGVRLHRKIGDRVETGEPLAEIQYNDAARFDDARRRVETAYAIAEAPVAAPVLIRERLE; from the coding sequence GTGAATTCCCTTGAAATCATCAAGAAGAAGCGCGACCGCTCGGCCCTGACGGCGGACGAGATCCGCTTCATGGTGGACGGCTACACCGCCGGCGAGATCCCGGACTACCAGATCAGCGCGCTGCTCATGGCCGTACTCATCAACGGCATGGACACGGCCGAGACGCAGGCGCTCACCGAGGCGATGCTCCACTCCGGCGACGTGCTGGATTTTTCCGACATCCCCGGCGTCAAGGTGGACAAGCACAGCACCGGCGGCGTCGGCGACAAGACATCGCTCATTCTGGGGCCCATCGCCGCCGCCGCGGGCGTCCGCGTGCCCATGATCAGCGGCCGCGGCCTGGGGCACACCGGCGGCACGCTGGACAAGCTGGAGGCGATCCCCGGCTTCGACGTGAACCTGTCGGTGGAGCGCTTCCGCGAGGGCGTCGAACGGATCGGCCTCTGCCTCATCGGCCAGACCGCCCGGATCGCCCCCGCCGACAAGAAGATCTACGCCCTGCGCGATGTCACCGGGACCGTGGAGTCCATTCCCCTGATCACCGCCAGCATCATGAGCAAGAAGCTGGCCGAGGGGATCGACGCCCTGGTGCTCGACGTCAAGACGGGCCGCGGCGCCTTCATGAAGACGCTGGACGATTCCCGCCGGCTGGCCCGCAGCTTGGTGGACACCGGTCTGCGGGTGGGTAAGCGGATGTCGGCCCTCATCACCGATATGAACCAGCCGCTGGGCCGGTGGGCCGGCAACGCCGTCGAGGTGGCCGAGTCGGTGGCCACGCTGCGCGGCGAGGGACCGGCGGATCTGGAATCGCTCTCGGTGGAACTGGCCGCGGAGATGATCCGACTGGCCGGGCTGGCGCCGGACATCGACGCGGCGCGGGGTGTCGCGCGCCGGCAGATCGCGACGGGGCGGGCCCTCGAAGTGTTTGCCCGCTGCATTGAATTCCACGGCGGCGACCCGCGGGTCACCGAATCGGATCAATACCTTCCCCGGGCGGCGCAGCGACACGTGGTCACGGCGCCGCAGGCCGGCTGGGTGGCGCAGCTCGACGCCGAGGCCGTCGGCATGGCCATCGTCGTTCTGGGCGGCGGCCGCCTGCGCAAAGAGGACGGAATCGATCCGGCCGTCGGTGTCCGGCTGCACCGCAAGATCGGCGACCGCGTCGAAACGGGCGAGCCGCTGGCCGAGATTCAATACAACGACGCCGCCCGCTTCGACGACGCTCGCCGCCGAGTCGAGACGGCCTACGCCATCGCCGAAGCGCCGGTGGCGGCGCCGGTGCTCATCCGGGAACGGCTGGAATAG
- a CDS encoding NupC/NupG family nucleoside CNT transporter, whose protein sequence is MHLTGLIGLVVIPLIAFLLSTNRKAIRWKTVGWGFGLQIGFALIVLKWPPGVRLFEYLGQGINHLLSYSQYGSNFVFGPLGSRAAMTKFLEAVTGRTLAANDPLLSGVSIFALQVLPTIIFIAALFAILYYLGVMQFIVRIFAWVMARLMAASGAESLNVAASIFMGQTEAPLTIRPYLNDMTDSELMCVMTSGMAHISGGIMAAYIAFGARPEHLLTAVIMTAPGTIMMAKMLVPETGEPKTLGQVKLEVEKTDVNIIDAASRGTGEGLHLAMNVAAMLISFIALIYLINGLLGLIPIGGAPLSMQRIFGVVFAPVAWIMGVPWHDAANIGNLLGTRLVLNEFIAYSGLGELKSMLEPRSFTIATFALCGFANFSSIGIQIGGIGALAPARRHDLARLGLRAVMAGTMANFLTASIAGILI, encoded by the coding sequence ATGCATCTCACCGGCTTGATCGGTCTGGTCGTCATCCCCCTGATCGCCTTCCTGCTCTCCACCAACCGCAAGGCCATCCGCTGGAAGACCGTGGGATGGGGATTCGGCCTCCAGATCGGGTTCGCCCTCATCGTGCTCAAATGGCCGCCGGGAGTGCGCCTGTTCGAATACCTCGGCCAGGGAATCAACCACCTGCTGTCCTACTCCCAGTACGGTTCCAACTTTGTGTTCGGACCGCTCGGGTCCCGGGCCGCCATGACCAAGTTCCTGGAAGCGGTCACGGGTCGGACACTCGCGGCGAACGACCCGCTGTTGAGCGGCGTCAGCATCTTCGCCCTGCAGGTGCTCCCCACCATCATCTTCATCGCCGCCCTGTTCGCCATCCTGTACTACCTGGGCGTGATGCAGTTCATTGTCCGCATCTTCGCCTGGGTGATGGCGCGGCTCATGGCCGCGAGCGGCGCCGAGTCGCTCAACGTGGCCGCCTCCATCTTCATGGGCCAGACCGAGGCGCCGCTCACCATCCGTCCGTACCTCAACGACATGACCGACTCCGAGCTCATGTGCGTCATGACGTCGGGCATGGCGCACATCTCGGGCGGGATCATGGCCGCCTACATCGCCTTCGGCGCGCGGCCGGAGCACCTGCTCACCGCCGTGATCATGACCGCGCCGGGCACCATCATGATGGCCAAGATGCTGGTGCCCGAGACGGGCGAGCCGAAGACCTTGGGTCAGGTGAAGCTGGAGGTGGAGAAGACCGACGTCAACATCATCGACGCCGCCTCCCGCGGCACCGGCGAGGGGCTCCACTTGGCCATGAACGTGGCGGCGATGCTGATCTCCTTTATCGCCCTGATTTACCTGATCAACGGGCTGCTGGGACTGATCCCCATCGGCGGGGCGCCGCTGTCCATGCAACGGATTTTCGGAGTGGTGTTCGCGCCGGTGGCCTGGATCATGGGCGTGCCGTGGCACGACGCCGCCAACATCGGCAACCTGCTGGGCACGCGGCTGGTGCTCAACGAGTTCATCGCCTACAGCGGTCTGGGCGAGCTCAAGAGCATGCTGGAGCCCCGTTCCTTCACCATCGCCACCTTCGCCCTGTGCGGCTTTGCCAATTTCTCGTCGATTGGCATCCAGATCGGCGGCATCGGTGCCCTGGCGCCGGCGCGCCGTCATGACTTGGCCCGGCTGGGCCTGCGGGCGGTGATGGCTGGGACCATGGCCAATTTCCTGACGGCGAGCATCGCCGGCATCCTCATTTGA
- a CDS encoding purine-nucleoside phosphorylase, with the protein MYEQVIELVVQYLSERAPTPRPLGVILGSGLGAYADAVEDAVRIPFSEIPHFPASSVAGHAGVLVAGKLHGHAVALMQGRVHYYEGHDPDDVIFPARVLHGLGVRTLIVTNAAGGINPEYRPGDLMIIRDHINFMGFNPLRGRVAERFGPRFPDMSYAYHPELRTLAREAAGRLGLAVREGVYLGLSGPSYETPAEIRMFRAWGADAVGMSTVPEVIAANQMGMRVLGISCITNMAAGILDQPLTHQEVLDTTERVKDQFTRLVDRIIAEVRL; encoded by the coding sequence ATGTATGAACAGGTCATTGAACTCGTCGTCCAGTACCTGTCGGAGCGCGCCCCGACGCCCCGTCCCCTCGGGGTGATCCTGGGGTCCGGCCTGGGGGCGTACGCCGACGCCGTCGAGGACGCGGTGCGCATCCCGTTTTCCGAGATCCCCCATTTCCCCGCCAGTTCCGTCGCCGGACATGCCGGCGTGCTGGTCGCGGGAAAGCTGCACGGACACGCCGTGGCGCTCATGCAGGGCCGCGTGCACTACTACGAGGGTCACGATCCCGACGACGTGATTTTCCCGGCCCGGGTGCTCCACGGCCTGGGTGTCCGGACGCTCATCGTCACCAACGCCGCCGGCGGGATCAACCCGGAGTACCGCCCCGGTGACCTGATGATCATCCGCGACCACATCAACTTCATGGGCTTCAACCCGCTGCGCGGCCGGGTAGCCGAGCGCTTCGGTCCCCGCTTCCCCGACATGAGCTACGCCTATCACCCGGAACTGCGGACGCTGGCCCGCGAAGCAGCGGGCCGCTTGGGTCTCGCCGTCCGAGAGGGTGTGTACCTGGGGTTGTCGGGCCCGTCGTACGAGACGCCCGCCGAGATCCGCATGTTTCGCGCCTGGGGCGCCGACGCGGTGGGTATGTCCACGGTCCCCGAGGTCATCGCCGCCAACCAGATGGGGATGCGGGTGCTGGGGATCAGCTGCATCACCAACATGGCGGCGGGCATCCTCGACCAGCCCCTGACCCACCAGGAGGTGCTCGACACCACCGAGCGGGTCAAGGACCAATTCACCCGCCTGGTGGACCGGATCATCGCGGAGGTGCGGCTGTGA
- the cdd gene encoding cytidine deaminase, with product MNDELVRAATAAREHAYAPYSRFRVGAALQGESGTIYKGCNVEGASYGLTVCAERVAIWKAVSEGERRFRAICVVADTAELTPPCGACRQIIWEFCGDIPVILANLTGNRVVYSMAELLPRPFDGGFLG from the coding sequence GTGAACGACGAGCTGGTTCGCGCGGCCACCGCCGCCCGGGAGCACGCCTATGCCCCGTATTCCCGCTTCCGGGTCGGCGCGGCGCTGCAGGGCGAATCGGGCACCATCTACAAGGGCTGCAACGTGGAAGGCGCATCCTACGGCCTCACCGTGTGCGCCGAGCGGGTGGCCATCTGGAAGGCGGTCAGCGAGGGCGAGCGCCGTTTCCGGGCGATCTGCGTGGTGGCCGACACGGCGGAGCTGACGCCGCCCTGCGGGGCCTGCCGGCAGATCATCTGGGAGTTCTGCGGCGACATCCCCGTGATCCTGGCTAACCTGACGGGGAATCGGGTGGTATACTCGATGGCAGAGTTGCTGCCGCGTCCGTTTGACGGGGGCTTTCTCGGCTGA